The Dyadobacter sp. 676 DNA window ACCGGTGTGGTTGTGCGTCGTTTTGAGGAGTTTCAGCTGTGCTTCGATTTCCTTGTCGTCCGTAGAAGTAATGGCGCGGGCGATAATGCCCATCGGCCAGATCTGGTTGATCAGCGTATGCGGGCTACCCAGCCCCTCTCCCGCCTTTCCTTTGAAGAAATACGGATTGGAATCGCTCAGCACATATTTGCGGGTATTGATATAAATGGGGTCTTTCACTGAAACGGCATTCAGGTAAGGCAGACTGATCAGGCCGGGAATGCCCGCATCGTCCATCAGTAAATGGTTGCCGAAACCATCCACTTCAAATGCGTAGATTTTGCCAAACTGCGGGTGTGGGTAAACGGCATATTTCTTCAATGAAGCTTCAACTTCCGTTGCCAGGGCCTTGAAATCAGCCGCTAACCGGGCATTTTTTGTAGCGGCGGCTTTTTCCAACAGCTCGGCGACCTCTCGGAACGAAACCACCGCGAAGAAATTGGACGGAATAAAGAACGGGAACACCGAAGCATCGTCGGAAGGCCGGAAGGTGCTGGCGATCAATCCAACGGGTTTGATCGGATTACCGTAGCCGTTACCGGGCACCGTGTCCGTCGACCAGGAGGTAACGCGCCCAAATTTGTAGGGCCCCGGCCCGTCCTTGCGTTGCTGTTCGCGGCAGGTTTGCAGCACCAGTTCCATTGCTTTCGCCCAATCGGCATCGAATGGCTTGGTGTCGCCCGTAGTTTTCCAATAGTTGTATGCCAACCGAATGGTGTAGCAAAGCGAATCGAGCTCCCATTTACGCTCATGCAACATGGGCTTCATCGCGGTTTGGTCTTTGGTCCATTCGCTCTCTTTCGGGCGATCGTAAAATGCGTTCGCATAGGGATCGATGAGGATGCATTTGGTCTGACGGTTAATAAGCCCCGCCACCATGTCTTTCAGCTTGGCATCCTCTTTCAGTAACGGCAGATAGGGCCACACCTGTGCCGTGCTGTCGCGGAGCCACATGGCGTCGATATCTCCGGTGATCACAAAAGTATCGGGTTTGCCGTCGACGGGGTTATAATGTACTGTTGTATCAAGCGTATTAGGGAAGCAGTTTTCGAAAAGCCACGCCAGTTCGGGGTCCTTGATGGTTTTTTTCATGCGGGCAATGGTCGCTTCCACCGCGGGGCTTGTGAAACTGCGTTTATCAGCCGGGATGCGTACTACCGGAAAATCAGCCGTGCTTTTTGAAAACGACCATTTAGGCA harbors:
- a CDS encoding glycoside hydrolase family 125 protein: MLQRRDFMKTGALAVAGMAMPKWSFSKSTADFPVVRIPADKRSFTSPAVEATIARMKKTIKDPELAWLFENCFPNTLDTTVHYNPVDGKPDTFVITGDIDAMWLRDSTAQVWPYLPLLKEDAKLKDMVAGLINRQTKCILIDPYANAFYDRPKESEWTKDQTAMKPMLHERKWELDSLCYTIRLAYNYWKTTGDTKPFDADWAKAMELVLQTCREQQRKDGPGPYKFGRVTSWSTDTVPGNGYGNPIKPVGLIASTFRPSDDASVFPFFIPSNFFAVVSFREVAELLEKAAATKNARLAADFKALATEVEASLKKYAVYPHPQFGKIYAFEVDGFGNHLLMDDAGIPGLISLPYLNAVSVKDPIYINTRKYVLSDSNPYFFKGKAGEGLGSPHTLINQIWPMGIIARAITSTDDKEIEAQLKLLKTTHNHTGFMHESFDKDDDSKFTRKWFAWVNTLFGELLLKLEKERPHLLAKVY